One window from the genome of Pseudoliparis swirei isolate HS2019 ecotype Mariana Trench chromosome 24, NWPU_hadal_v1, whole genome shotgun sequence encodes:
- the LOC130189933 gene encoding E3 ubiquitin-protein ligase RBBP6-like isoform X2, which produces MSCVHYKFSSKLDYNTVTFDGLHITLNELKKQIMGRERLKATDCDLQITNAQTREEYTDDEIHIPKHSSVIVRRTPLGGVKPAGRTFIVDRSDTAVVGSSRPTDSSPSMSLAQLAKTANLVDANASEEDKIKAMISQSNHEYDPIHYSKKAVGPPPAHYTCFRCGKAGHYIRQCPLLMIQDKSVESPKPVRISKGIPQSFMVKAEPGTKGAMLTSTGEYAIPAIDAEAYAQGKKERPPFVPHDQSSSEDETDPIPDELLCPICNDLMTDAVVIPCCGNSYCDECIRTALLDSEEHTCFTCKQSDVSPDNLIANKFLRQAVNNFKNETGYTKHARKQLQNAAPPPPRPQLVRHSRQQDPLLANITHPPPTIAPATAPQVQVPPPDPAPAPTSAPVPSAPVAASAPTPPHAAAVEEREDSPAPPPVVDRHSPVHSAGHGDPPPTGDPEPNVTPDSSGTSNYHVSPFGHPPPIRPPHPPGHQSRPHHVHRGGVDGRPWERFFRGRGDHPSAHLQPPPPALIPPVYPAPSMYPPPPQSYPPPYNSGPGLHPPVIGYQPQTVYAPGPLGLNPPWVAPGTQPPLIPLTPLGQPPLSKEDFYRQRHHRQDTVTSKLDEFTKDFHKELMKYRNAPKRRRPSYSRSRSYSRSPFSRSPYSRSRSRSRSYSYSPSRSRSRSHGRSYPRSPYSRRNGRSYGRSRSRSRSRSYGYRRSGSPRSPHPYRPGGWEGAEGAGPYRSRSRSPGSGPVPGPGTGPGPGPGPGPGPGPGHGPGPGPGPGGFRPRSPGQRKPPPRELPPYQLKGPSPGGNDRWERERYRQWEKEYADWYNQFYKDYDNQHPSLHHRGRGSRDRERDRMSPLSRNYSPQGRGRRGREREERGAPPNHPPSSSSSGTKSSAKLLKTKKVKKRRTGDDSEASHQSVDRGDATPVRDEPMDEIPSLVKTPPMSSKASVGSATSKAPASKSSAAPVKPSTKSTSKTSSDRTKKDKGQKVKAKVKTESVKVKSDKGKKKPGDCVVVKKESSSSSSSGTKPLKTVKTKPEDPPDSISKKEKEKGKSSAVRPGLLKTPPLSCQSLSMHHPSLHDGPRQGHDIRGRRDLPQSGGLLPTPHQHTLLHRPLSPERRRMGEEGRSLLGAPPGKLRRIDGLGVGDDVISHSHLSHQLPLHRLPPPSDRPGLLPLPVSRDMGRVDADRGSIRPLMDLQVKPLTQRRIKLNRDLGRKGSTESAATDRVPSGSEKTTSTSDRSAAANLSEGDRPSSTAEGAVRKERSASAERGVGRERPGSAGERLQSSEQSRSSGPDRERDRASGSDRGMTSSDRGMTSSDRGMTSSDRGATSSDRGATSSDRGATSSDRGATSSDRVATSSDRGTTSSDKGATSSDRGTTSSDRGTTSSDKGATSSDRGTTSSDRGTTSTSSDRGMTSTSSDRSMTSSDRGMTSTSSDRGMTSSDRGMTSSDRGMTSSDRGMTSSDRGMTSTSSDRGMTSSDRGMTSSDRGMASSDRGMTSSDRGMASSDRGMTSSDRGMTSSDRGMTSSDRGMTSSDRGMTSTSSDRGMTSSDRGMTSTSSDRGMTSSDRGMTSTSSDRGVTSVSSDRDRVSSSHKIAVTVERDFEGERLVRTERKSSSAGGRSVSLDKMTIAEKTSVSRSPADPQEKPSISSKERGEGSERSAKSDRSVSKDRTERSVPSEKPAASHRDVKDAEETVVKSKPRISRKALTSHTVSSTRSSQETKRDSDKDQKSASSKPAEQLPSSPVNSRGRSPSVSPEPAAAIEEPLIQPPPRSKWEREDDEEGQENGLAAPKEPSPVPQRVRGREGPTEAPKPVRGEARDAPREERRGAVREERKGKAPREEGKGGRTAQTASDKPTKIKLVREEGRGGRDEGRAAAREEGRGGGRDEGRAAAAATTATTTTPAAKEERAAEGRGGREESRGLEPRRQRLCSDLGRETDEAAFVPDYSEGEGSETERGRSGSRSLSGSQPSSPSQSNNSGSAAATTTTATAADKKKKKHKKHKKHKKHKKHSGQVKEGEQKEHKHKHKKKKHKKSKDKDAEEEVEEEVEEEEEKMTEKAEEGAPQ; this is translated from the exons ATGTCGTGTGTTCACTATAAGTTCTCTTCCAAACTGGACTACAACACTGTCACTTTCGATGGGCTGCACATCACCCTCAACGAGCTTAAAAAGCAGATTATGGGCCGAGAGCGCCTCAAGGCCACAGACTGCGACCTGCAGATCACCAATGCGCAGACTCGAGAAG AATACACCGATGATGAAATCCACATCCCGAAACACTCGTCTGTGATCGTCCGCCGCACTCCACTTGGTGGCGTAAAACCTGCTGGCAGGACGTTCATTGT AGATCGTTCTGACACAGCTGTGGTGGGATCTTCTAGACCC ACTGACTCTTCTCCATCTATGTCACTCGCCCAACTCGCCAAG ACTGCTAACCTTGTTGATGCTAATGCATCAGAAGAGGACAAGATTAAAGCCATGATATCTCAGTCCAATCATGAATATGACCCAATACA TTACTCCAAGAAGGCAGTAGGACCGCCTCCTGCTCACTATACCTGCTTTCGTTGTGGAAAGGCTGGTCACTACATTCGACAATGCCCCTTGCTGATG ATCCAGGATAAGAGTGTGGAGAGTCCCAAGCCAGTGAGGATTAGTAAGGGCATTCCTCAGAGCTTCATGGTGAAGGCAGAGCCTGGCACCAAAGGAGCCATGTTAACCAGCACTGGAGAATATGCCATACCTGCTATAGATGC GGAGGCGTATGCACAAGGGAAGAAGGAGCGCCCTCCTTTTGTTCCACACGACCAGTCGTCATCTGAGGACGAGACGGACCCAATCCCCGATGAACTCCTGTGTCCGATTTGCAATGACCTGATGACGGACGCCGTGGTTATACCCTGCTGTGGAAACAGTTACTGCGATGAGT GTATAAGGACTGCCTTGTTGGACTCGGAGGAGCACACCTGCTTCACATGCAAACAGTCCGATGTTTCACCTGATAATCTCATCGCCAACAAGTTTCTTCGACAG GCTGTGAACAACTTTAAAAATGAGACGGGATACACCAAACATGCTCGCAAGCAGTTACAAAATGCAGCCCCGCCGCCACCGCGCCCGCAGCTGGTCAGGCACTCAAGACAGCAGGACCCACTGCTGGCCAACATCACGCACCCTCCTCCTACAATCGCACCCGCGACTGCCCCTCAAGTACAGGTCCCGCCCCCTGATCCTGCTCCTGCACCGACATCGGCTCCTGTGCCTTCTGCGCCTGTCGCTGCTTCCGCTCCTACCCCTCCTCACGCTGCTGCTGTTGAAGAACGAGAAGATTcaccagcccctcctcctgttGTTGACCGCCACTCCCCTGTGCACTCTGCCGGCCATGGGGATCCACCCCCAACGGG TGATCCAGAACCTAATGTGACACCGGACTCTTCGGGAACCTCA AACTACCATGTATCTCCTTTTGGCCACCCACCACCTATAAGACCGCCTCATCCACCAG GTCATCAGTCACGACCACACCACGTTCACAGAGGAGGCGTCGATGGCAGACCCTGGGAGAG ATTtttcagaggaagaggagaccacCCCTCCGCTCACCTCcagccacctccacctgcacttATCCCTCCGGTGTACCCAGCTCCGTCCATGTACCCGCCCCCGCCCCAGTCCTACCCCCCTCCGTACAACTCTGGCCCAGGCCTTCACCCTCCCGTCATTGGATACCAGCCGCAGACCGTTTATGCTCCTGGACCACTGGGGCTCAACCCGCCCTGGGTAGCCCCTGGTACCCAGCCCCCTCTTATCCCTTTAACCCCCCTTGGTCAACCCCCCCTCTCAAAAGAAGATTTCTACAGACAGCGGCACCACCGACAGGACAC AGTTACATCCAAACTGGATGAATTTACTAAAGACTTCCACAAAGAGCTgatgaaatacagaaatgcaccAAAGAGACGAAGACCATCGTATTCAAG ATCCCGGTCCTACAGCCGCTCTCCATTCAGCCGCTCTCCTTACTCTCGCTCGAGATCAAGATCCAGGTCTTACTCTTATTCTCCCAGTCGATCCCGTTCACGCTCCCATGGCCGGTCTTATCCCCGCTCGCCTTATTCTAGACGCAATGGGCGCAGCTACGGACGATCACGGTCCCGTTCCCGGTCAAGGTCTTATGGGTACCGTCGTTCTGGCTCACCGCGGTCTCCTCATCCCTACCGGCCAGGAGGCTGGGAGGGAGCAGAAGGAGCAGGACCCTACAGGTCACGGTCTCGCTCCCCTGGCTCCGGCCCCGTTCCAGGCCCTGGAActggtcctggacctggtcctggacccggtcctggtcctggccctGGCCACGGCCCTGGCCCCGGCCCTGGACCCGGTGGCTTCCGTCCCCGCAGCCCTGGTCAAAGAAAGCCGCCTCCTCGGGAGCTCCCACCGTATCAACTGAAGGGTCCTAGTCCTGGAGGCAATGACCGCTGGGAAAGAGAAAGGTATCGGCAGTGGGAGAAGGAGTATGCAGACTGGTACAACCAGTTCTACAAAGACTACGACAACCAGCACCCCTCACTGCATCACAGAGGTCGTGGTagcagagacagggagagggacAGAATGTCCCCTTTATCCAGAAATTACTCCCCccaggggagaggaagaagaggaagagaaagagaagagaggggtgCTCCCCCTAACCATCcgccatcctcttcctcatcaggGACGAAGTCCAGCGCTAAACTCCTGAagacaaagaaagtaaaaaagagGAGGACTGGGGACGACTCAGAGGCATCGCATCAGTCGGTCGACAGAGGTGATGCGACTCCCGTCAGAGACGAACCAATGGACGAGATCCCGTCACTTGTTAAGACGCCTCCCATGTCCTCAAAGGCTTCGGTCGGATCTGCAACCTCGAAAGCTCCAGCTTCTAAAAGCTCTGCTGCACCCGTTAAACCCTCAACCAAGTCCACGTCGAAGACTTCGTCTGATAGGACTAAGAAAGACAAGGGCCAAAAGGTCAAAGCTAAAGTGAAGACGGAGAGCGTGAAGGTGAAGAGTGACAAGGGGAAGAAAAAGCCCGGAGACTGTGTGGTGGTCAAAAAAgagtcctcgtcctcttcctcctctggcaCGAAACCGCTAAAGACCGTTAAAACCAAACCGGAAGACCCCCCCGACTCTATCtctaaaaaggaaaaggaaaagggtaAAAGCTCTGCAGTGAGGCCAGGCCTGCTGAAGACTCCTCCGCTGTCCTGCCAGAGCCTGTCTATGCATCATCCCTCTCTTCATGATGGCCCTCGACAGGGCCATGACATCCGGGGGAGAAGAGATCTTCCGCAGAGTGGTGGTCTCCTGCCCACCCCCCAtcaacacacactcctccacagACCTCTCtcccctgagaggaggaggatgggagaaGAGGGCCGCTCTTTACTCGGAGCCCCTCCCGGAAAGCTGAGGAGAATAGACGGGCTCGGCGTcggagatgatgtcatctccCACTCTCACTTGTCTCATCAGCTCCCGCTCCACAGACTCCCACCTCCTTCAGACAGGCCGGGTCTTCTTCCCTTACCAGTGAGCCGTGATATGGGCCGGGTAGACGCAGACCGAGGCTCCATCAGACCTCTAATGGACCTCCAG GTGAAGCCACTGACCCAGAGGAGGATCAAGTTAAACAGAGACCTGGGGAGGAAGGGCAGCACCGAGAGCGCAGCCACAGACAGGGTACCGTCTGGTTCTGAGAAGACGACCTCTACCTCGGACCGATCAGCGGCGGCTAACCTCTCTGAAGGAGACCGGCCCAGCAGTACAGCAGAAGGTGCTGTTAGAAAGGAGCGGTCGGCATCTGCAGAGAGGGGAGTCGGCAGAGAGAGACCGGGAAGTGCTGGAGAGAGACTACAGAGTTCAGAGCAGAGTAGAAGCTCAGGACCggacagagagcgagacagagcttCAGGATCTGACAGGGGCATGACGTCATCTGACAGGGGCATGACGTCATCTGACAGGGGCATGACGTCATCTGACAGGGGCGCGACGTCATCTGACAGGGGCGCGACGTCATCTGACAGGGGAGCGACGTCATCTGACAGGGGCGCGACGTCATCTGACAGGGTCGCGACGTCATCTGACAGAGGAACGACATCATCTGACAAGGGCGCGACGTCATCTGACAGGGGCACAACGTCATCTGACAGAGGAACGACATCATCTGACAAGGGCGCGACGTCATCTGACAGGGGCACAACGTCGTCCGACAGAGGCACAACGTCAACCTCGTCAGACAGGGGAATGACATCAACGTCGTCTGACAGGAGCATGACGTCATCTGACAGAGGCATGACATCAACGTCGTCTGACAGAGGCATGACGTCGTCTGACAGAGGCATGACGTCGTCTGACAGAGGCATGACGTCGTCTGACAGAGGCATGACGTCGTCTGACAGAGGCATGACATCAACGTCGTCTGACAGAGGAATGACGTCGTCTGACAGAGGCATGACGTCGTCTGACAGAGGCATGGCGTCGTCTGACAGAGGCATGACGTCGTCTGACAGAGGCATGGCGTCGTCTGACAGAGGAATGACGTCGTCTGACAGAGGCATGACGTCGTCTGACAGAGGAATGACGTCGTCTGACAGAGGCATGACGTCGTCTGACAGAGGCATGACATCAACGTCGTCTGACAGAGGAATGACGTCGTCTGACAGAGGCATGACATCGACGTCGTCTGACAGAGGAATGACGTCGTCTGACAGAGGCATGACGTCGACGTCGTCCGACAGGGGCGTGACGTCGGTGTCGTCTGACAGGGATAGGGTCTCCAGCTCACATAAAATAGCAGTTACAGTGGAGAGAGACTTCGAAGGAGAACGGTTGGTGAGGACGGAGCGAAAGTCCTCCAGTGCGGGAGGGAGATCTGTCTCTCTGGATAAAATGACCATCGCAGAGAAGACATCCGTCTCTCGGAGCCCGGCCGACCCTCAGGAGAAGCCAAGCATATCGTCTAAGGAGAGGGGCGAAGGGTCAGAACGCTCTGCTAAATCTGACAG GAGTGTGTCCAAGGACAGAACAGAGAGGAGTGTCCCCTCAGAGAAACCAGCTGCTTCTCACAGAGACG TGAAAGATGCTGAGGAGACCGTTGTGAAGAGCAAACCCAGGATCAGCCGAAAGGCCCTGACCAGCCACACTGTGAGCTCCACCAG GTCATCTCAAGAAACAAAGCGAGACTCGGACAAAGATCAAAAGAGCGCGTCCTCCAAACCGGCCGAGCAGCTCCCGTCGAGCCCCGTGAACAGCCGCGGCCGCAGCCCGAGCGTCAGCCCGGAGCCCGCGGCGGCCATCGAGGAGCCGCTCATTCAGCCGCCGCCTCGCTCCAAGtgggagagggaggatgacgaAGAAGGCCAAGAGAACGGACTTGCTGCGCCCAAAGAGCCGTCACCGGTGCCACAGAGGGTCCGGGGCAGAGAAGGGCCGACGGAGGCCCCGAAACCTGTGAGGGGCGAAGCCCGGGATGCTCcaagggaagagaggcgaggcgcagtgagagaggagaggaaagggaaagcACCAAGGGAAGAGGGCAAAGGTGGCAGGACGGCCCAGACCGCCTCGGACAAACCAACCAAGATAAAACTCGttagggaggaggggagaggaggtcgAGACGAAGGCAGAGCTgcggccagagaggaggggagaggcggaggaagagacgaggggcgagcggcggcggcggcgacgacGGCGACGACGACGACGCCGGCGGCGAAGGAGGAGAGAGCCGCCGAAGgcagaggagggcgagaggagagccGCGGCCTCGAGCCCCGGAGGCAGCGCCTGTGCTCCGACCTCGGCCGCGAGACGGACGAGGCGGCCTTCGTGCCCGACTACAGCGAAGGCGAAGGCTCCGAGacggagagggggcggagcggCAGCCGCAGTCTGTCGGGCAGCCAGCCCTCCAGCCCCTCCCAGAGCAACAACAGCGGCTCGGcggccgccaccaccaccaccgccaccgcggcggacaagaagaagaagaaacacaagaagCACAAGAAGCACAAGAAGCACAAGAAGCACAGCGGCCAGGTCAAGGAAGGGGAACAGAAGGAGCACAAGCAcaaacacaagaagaagaaacacaaaaaaagcaaagacaaagacgcggaggaggaagtggaggaggaagtggaggaggaggaggagaagatgacggagaaggcagaggaaggGGCTCCACAGTAa